A region from the Gossypium hirsutum isolate 1008001.06 chromosome A08, Gossypium_hirsutum_v2.1, whole genome shotgun sequence genome encodes:
- the LOC107919007 gene encoding protein TILLER ANGLE CONTROL 1, giving the protein MKIFNWLHKRFPHNVLKDGLVRNVKKTDSIAIDTNSKALLEQVALFDLLDGWRYGVLTIGTFGFDPLKSLGELNDHLPPESNGDEEEEERFSNNNDEDDDDDNNNSYDEVNPLVLGHSLEDILEDSTHNEIKFNLEVIEDHSEKLRRRTTLADLFYQDSDMKNKPTHLDLELNPCEKASFPTKKGTSFAKKFIPHAGKDSRPIKMLNQMMKRMLKRKIHPELQGKGNKLEGQCKPQRILYYMLLLARNMKPKPVYQFLNVLHL; this is encoded by the exons ATGAAG ATCTTCAACTGGTTGCACAAGAGGTTCCCTCATAACGTTCTCAAAG ATGGGCTGGTTCGAAATGTTAAGAAGACTGATTCCATTGCAATTGACACAAATTCAAAAGCCTTACTCGAACAAGTAGCACTGTTCGACCTGCTGGATGGTTGGCGATATGGCGTTCTAACAATTGGAACATTCGGTTTCGATCCTTTGAAATCCTTGGGTGAGCTAAATGACCACTTACCTCCTGAAAGCAACGgcgacgaagaagaagaagaacgaTTCTCTAACAacaatgatgaagatgatgatgatgacaacAATAATAGTTACGATGAAGTGAACCCACTGGTGCTTGGCCACAGTTTGGAGGACATTTTGGAGGATTCTACTCACAATGAAATCAAGTTTAACTTGGAAGTCATTGAGGATCATTCTGAGAAGCTGAGAAGAAGAACTACCTTGGCAGACCTCTTTTACCAGGACTCAGACATGAAAAACAAGCCCACCCATCTTGATTTAGAGTTAAATCCTTGCGAAAAGGCTTCTTTTCCTACGAAAAAAGGGACTTCTTTTGCCAAAAAATTCATTCCCCATGCTGGAAAGGATTCACGTCCCATCAAAATGCTAAACCAG ATGATGAAGAGGATGTTGAAAAGGAAGATCCATCCAGAGCTTCAAGGCAAGGGTAATAAATTGGAGGGGCAATGCAAGCCCCAACGTATTCTATATTATATGTTGTTGCTGGCAAGAAACATGAAGCCGAAGCCAGTGTATCAGTTTCTTAATGTGCTTCATTTATAG